In the Mastacembelus armatus chromosome 2, fMasArm1.2, whole genome shotgun sequence genome, one interval contains:
- the mcf2la gene encoding guanine nucleotide exchange factor DBS isoform X5 translates to MNGSPIIVFPEFPAFSELEEEEVQNVLSYLTSIPSVAASGVGFILVIDRRLDRWAAVRATLLRIAGLFPGNLHLVLVLRPTTLFQRTLSDFLFKFNKDEFKMKVVMLSSVTELHAYIDPGQLTTELGGTQEYSHDSWISHRTAIEAFALMVKTTAQTLQAFGTELAETELPNDAEATTSLLHTHTLKKDKMKEDLQVALSQGDRLLEYINEPLQMNPEYHMTHDELENLATVQRLLGQLNETETAFDDFWERHRTKLEQCLQLRHFEQHFREVRSHLDAVSERLSGFSELSVSPAHAEHVLRELSGQEDKACEALDRALSLACEGDRLIENSHYAEDSIRPKCSELRVVCEDISSTLRSKKSLLLRAMELHHALEKASRWCEEGIFLLASQSVDRCQSQDGAEAALQELERYLDTAPLHTLIDCSAICCQYEAVLSTQLRDQVERVFQKQSSVHEMFEKRRISLKKLAAKQTRPVQPVAPRPEVKSPLSSPNQQRKERRYSADNVTCKKVESPIHNGGTRHASLSEEEENLAVLRRHVMNELLETERAYVEELLCVLEGYAAEMDNPAMAHLIPNTLLNKKDVLFGNMFEIYQFHKRTFLKELEAYTDCPELVGRCFLERMKDLQIYEAYCQNKPRSESLWRQCSDCAFFQECQKKLEHKLGLDSYLLKPVQRITKYQLLLKELLKYSKGCDGCDDLQEALSSILGILKAVNDSMHLIAITGYEGNLSELGRLLMQGSFSVWTEHKKGHAKVKDLARFKPMQRHLFLHQKALLFCKRREENGEGYEKAPSYSFKHSLSMSAVGITENAKGDNKKFEIWSNSREEVFIVQAPTPEIKTGWVNEIRKVLTQQLKACRDASQQKSSDSLSPSPTSNSTSISLSPFRSGAQKNQKKQDEKKAEQSPISDVNSSSSPKHKGWNKTSLSVDASEENDGYSSSEDPLNSDPEDEVAKKLAPGKYTVVTDCEKAGPQELSVKSGDVVHLIKEGEEGQWFVKNLRSSKEGWVPAANLLSLISESKSTQSLSSSDGSVSGNLSTSSSCSETYTSFSDIKP, encoded by the exons GGATTATTTCCAGGGAACTTACACTTGGTTCTGGTGTTGCGTCCCACTACTTTGTTTCAGCGGACTCTGTCGGACTTCCTGTTCAAGTTCAACAAGGATGAGTTCAAAATGAAG GTGGTGATGCTGAGTTCGGTGACTGAGCTCCATGCTTATATCGACCCAGGACAACTGACCACAGAGCTGGGAGGCACACAGGAATACAGCCATGACAGCTGGATCTCACACCGTACt GCAATCGAGGCTTTTGCCCTCATGGTGAAGACCACGGCTCAGACCCTGCAGGCGTTTGGCACTGAGCTTGCAGAGACAGAATTACCCAATGATGCTGAGGCCACTACCAgcctgctgcacacacacactttgaagAAAGATAAAATGAAG gaggacctgcaggTGGCGCTGTCTCAAGGGGACCGTCTGTTGGAATATATCAACGAGCCTTTACAGATGAACCCTGAATACCAcatgacccatgatgaactggAGAACTTAGCTACTGTACAGAG aCTCCTGGGTCAGCTGAATGAAACAGAGACAGCATTTGATGATTTCTGGGAGCGTCACCGCACTAAGTTGGAACAATGTCTGCAGCTCCGCCATTTTGAACAGCATTTCCGTGAA GTGCGTTCCCATCTTGATGCAGTGTCAGAGCGCCTGTCAGGTTTCTCTGAGCTCAGCGTAAGCCCCGCCCATGCTGAGCATGTTCTACGAGAGCTCAGTGGCCAAGAGGACAAGGCCTGc GAGGCACTGGATCGGGCCCTGTCCCTGGCCTGTGAAGGCGACAGGCTGATAGAAAACTCACACTATGCTGAAGACTCTATCAGGCCAAAGTGCAGCGAGCTGAGGGTGGTGTGTGAGGACATTAGTTCCACTCTGAGGAGCAAGAAGAGCCTCCTGCTCAGGGCGATGGAGCTCCATCATGCTCTGGAGAAG GCGTCACGGTGGTGTGAGGAGGGCATCTTCCTGTTGGCCAGCCAGTCAGTAGACCGCTGTCAGTCTCAGGATGGAGCTGAAGCAGCTCTGCAGGAACTGGAGCGATACCTGGACACAGCACCACTACACACCCTCATTGACTGCAGCGCCATCTGCTGTCAGTATGAGGCGGTGCTCAGCACTCAGCTCAGG GACCAGGTAGAGAGAGTTTTCCAGAAGCAAAGCTCTGTCCATGAGATGTTCGAGAAGAGACGCATCAGCCTGAAGAAACTCGCCGCCAAACAGACCAGACCAGTCCAGCCAGTAGCACCCAGACCTGAAGTGAAGTCTCCACTCTCCTCTCCCA atcaacagagaaaagaaaggagatACTCTGCAGATAATGTCACCTGCAAAAAG gtggAATCGCCCATTCATAACGGTGGAACCAGACATGCTTCTCtgtcagaagaagaagaaaacctgGCAGTACTCAGACG TCATGTAATGAATGAGCtgctggagacagagagagcataTGTGGAGGAGCTACTATGTGTGCTGGAG GGCTATGCAGCAGAGATGGACAACCCTGCCATGGCTCACCTCATCCCCAACACTCTGCTCAACAAGAAGGACGTCCTGTTTGGCAACATGTTTGAAATCTACCAGTTTCACAAGAG GACGTTTCTAAAGGAACTGGAGGCCTACACAGACTGCCCAGAGCTGGTGGGCCGCTGCTTTTTAGAGCGT ATGAAGGACCTGCAGATCTATGAGGCTTACTGCCAGAATAAACCTCGGTCTGAGAGCCTGTGGAGACAGTGCTCTGACTGTGCCTTCTTCCAG GAGTGCCAGAAGAAGCTGGAACATAAACTTGGTTTGGACTCCTACCTCCTTAAACCTGTTCAGAGAATCACCAAGTACCAGCTGCTGCTTAAG GAGCTGTTGAAGTACAGTAAAGGCTGTGATGGCTGTGATGACCTACAGGAAGCTCTGTCCTCTATTCTGGGAATCCTCAAAGCTGTTAATGACTCCATGCATCTCATCGCCATCACAGGATATGAG GGTAACTTGTCAGAGTTGGGTCGTCTGCTGATGCAGGGCTCCTTCAGTGTGTGGACAGAGCATAAGAAAGGTCACGCCAAGGTCAAGGACCTGGCCAGGTTTAAGCCCATGCAGAGGCACCTGTTCTTGCACCAGAAGGCTCTGCTCTTCTgtaaaaggagagaagagaatgGGGAAGGCTATGAGAAGGCTCCATCGTACAGCTTCAAACACTCCCTCAGT ATGAGCGCGGTGGGCATTACAGAGAATGCTAAAGGTGACAACAAGAAGTTTGAGATTTGGTCTAACTCCAGGGAAGAAGTTTTTATAGTCCAG GCTCCAACCCCTGAGATTAAAACAGGATGGGTGAATGAGATCCGCAAAGTTCTGACTCAGCAGCTGAAAGCCTGCAGAg ATGCCAGTCAGCAGAAGAGCTCAGACTCTCTTTCCCCAAGTCCAACCAGCAACAGCACCTCCATCTCCCTCAG TCCCTTCCGTAGTGGTGCTCAAAAGAACCAAAAGAAGCAAGATGAGAAGAAGGCAGAGCAAAGCCCGATCTCCGACGTCaactcctcttcctcaccaaaacacaaag GCTGGAACAAGACGTCTCTCTCAGTTGATGCCTCAGAAGAAAATGACGGGTACTCCAGCAGCGAGGACCCCTTAAACTCTGACCCTGAGGATGAAGTAGCAAAGAAGCTG GCTCCAGGAAAGTACACTGTGGTAACAGACTGTGAGAAGGCGGGCCCTCAAGAACTGTCTGTGAAGAGTGGCGACGTGGTCCACCTaatcaaagaaggagaggagggacaGTG GTTTGTGAAGAACCTTCGCAGCAGTAAAGAGGGCTGGGTCCCAGCAGCAAACCTCCTCAGCCTCATCTCAGAGTCCAAGTCAACTCAGTCGCTCAGCAGCTCAG ATGGCAGCGTCTCTGGGAACCTCAGCACTTCCTCCAGCTGCAGTGAGACCTACACCAGCTTCTCTGACATCAAACCCTGA